DNA from Tripterygium wilfordii isolate XIE 37 chromosome 15, ASM1340144v1, whole genome shotgun sequence:
GTGGCTGAGGATATGGCCATGTATTTAGCTTCAGCAGAGGATCTGGAAATAGTGGtatgtttctttgattttcagGAGATGAGAGAATCTCCTAACTCTAATACCATGTCAATCAGTAGAAGAAGATCATATGAAGAGAATAAGAATAAGAGTTAAAGAGCATAGAGAAATATTCAATTTTCATTCATGTAATAGTGTATACAAACCAACGCCTAAGTTTGTATTTGTACAAATTTGAATAGCTACCAAGTGCCAACGGTTACAAGATTGACGAGATAATATAATAAACAATGGTATTTGATATGTCATAGACTTATTAGACAAAACAAATACAATGGGTTGATATGAGAAGGCAACCCAAGAAGTTATTTTAATAAGCCGAATAAAGGAACCGTCCTTTATGCGCAAGCCCATGACCCAAGCTCTAGTCTCACTAGGTAGGGGTGTACTGAGCCAGGTTCGGGTTGGAGAAATGATCCGCTCGATAACCCTATTAAAGAACCTCCAGGTTATTGAGTTTTGGGCCACCAGGTTACGGGTTCCTGGTTTCAGGTCATATTTAACCCGATAATCCGGATAAAGaaatcttttcaatttttaattgtTGAGTTGTCAATGGGCTGTTGCTTTTTGAGAGGTAAATGACCCGCTCAAGAACCCTGTTAAAGAACCTCTGGATAATCGGGTTTTGGACCACTGGGTTATTGAGTTTTTGGATTCGGGCCATATTTGACCCGATAATCCAGATAAAGaaatcttttcaatttttttcttgagaAGAGAAATCTTCTAAATTAATTGTTGAGTTGTCAATGGGCGTTGCATTTAAACATGTtccctttgtttcttttttctattgtttCGGTGTGGGATGCTATTTCAACTCGCTTTATTATAAAACTGAtcaatttttaactttttcttgGGTGTTTGGTAATTATTCCCAGAAGACTCATTACTTAGTCCACTTTAGAACTTTACTATGTCTGCCATGTCATACTCCTTTGTTCCTTGCCACTCTTTTTTGTATTAAGGTTTTGTATCTGACTAGTGGCATAGGGTTTGCTTGTGTTCCTgtgttgttattgttgttggtgATACAACTACTACAAATGGCATTCTATGGGTTAAACTATGATATTGTACTTTTCCTTTCGTTCACTTATATTTTATATTGAGTTCTTTTTGTACATTCAGGATTGCTATTTGTTATTATATTTCCCTTTTGTTCACTCATTTTCCTCTACCTTCATGCAACATCTTGGTTCACTCATTTTCCTATACCTTACATGCAACATGTCTCTTCATGGCTTAAAAATATGACCTTACATCTtcagtatcccacatcgaaaacaaTAAAAGAGAGAGTCATGGGAAGCAGCTCTAAAAACATAAACAAGTCTATTATAAATTGGGCCGagtaatataaaattatttctgaTTTCAAATTGGGTTAACTATTAACAAGCCTATTAAAACTGGGCCTATTTATCTGAAGTTATTTTTTTGACCGGGTTATTGGGTCATTCGATAActtgaaaatcatgaaaatgatTACTCTAAACCCAGTCCTATTAAAAACTTGATAAGAAAGTTTTCGGGCCTACCTGATAATCATCAGGTCGGTTCAGGTCGTTGGGTTGGGTCGGGCAGGGTTTTGAAACCCGGTGTACACCCCTATTTAGCACCATGAATCCCTCCAACCAGAGAAGATCAATCTTTTCAAaagattaaattatttatgattttttttgcttcttgtcTAGAATCCTAGTTCATCCCTTGTTTGCCAACACGTTTGCAAAGCATAGAGTAaattagggtgcgtttggtatgttttatgttttctattttctatttttgtttttcatttctattttctgtttttattttctaggaAACATAAAACATGTTCGGTTTGAAaaactattttctattttctattttcatgatCTATTGatcatatgatttttttttacttaattataataaaaaacaaacatgatttttttttctcacactTAGGCCACCCACAGCAGAAGCGGGATACCGATACTGGACTCCAAATTTAGAGTCTCACTTTTGTCCTTTAGTGAAAAATTACTCTACATCAGTGACTGCAAGTGGAACTGTAAATTTCTGGTGTGCTACAGTAAAACTCTACATTCATTgtgctttatttttttccttctatataTTTTACCTCTTTGGTAGCACACGCTGCCACACtcaattactttattttttgttcattttttttaatttaatgattTCAACAAATTACATATTAAATCTTAttgacacaaaaaataaaaaatattgaataaaataaatactgtAACCATTTACGTGATATATAATTTtagaaaattaataatattaaatcaTAAAAAGTGTtatagaaatgaatatttaaattatttagagtATGATTTAGAGTGACTGCTGTGTGGTGGTATTGTAAAAGAAACTGTAAATTTGTGAAAAGTGTacttttactgtaaatttagagtttttgttaaAAGTCTCTGCTGTGGATGACCTAAATAAGACTGTATAATTTTATGAGACGATAAAAAATTTTCGTGTAGCTCTTGGCAAGCATAGATGTTCTATGAATTTAAACATGACTAAAAAAGTACAGTCCTTAACAGTAAAAATTAGGGGTGAAGAAAAATCGGTTCTGAGTCGGACAACAACAcatatttacgaaatatttacatgttcggatcctaaatatttacatgtttcaTACCCGGATTGGTTTGAATCCGGACAAATAAATCTctttcagaaaatgaaaacaaaaaacacttgAAAAACAGGtaaaccaaacacactcttagtttGCTTATGAACATAAATAAGCAACCCGAGCTCCCTTAGATTcaggtttttttcttcttagatTCAGGTTTTTTCTCCCTTAGGCCAAGAGCTCCTTCGCATCCAGGTTTGTCAATGGACTCGCATTTACTAAAGAGGAGTGTGTTTCTTGATGTTCCAAGAATTGTGCTGTCGAGATTATTACGTAAGTCATTGTTTAATTTTCTCTTGCCGAATTGCCAAGGAATTTTTTGCAGGGGAAAGATCCTCGACTTAGTTTTCTTTATAAGATGTTTGATTATGTGATTTCATTCatgtttttagggtttatgaatgtGATTCTAGTTTAGGAAATTAATAAAGAACACCAATATTTAATTAGAAGCAAATACTTAtaattttcttcatttattgattttattctaGAGTTAGGGTACAATGACCCACCCATCTAATCTCCCAGTCTCTCTCTTTTGCCAAGCATGTGTTTTTTTGACTTCAAAGAagacttaaaattttaaaacctTTCTTGGTAGACTTTCAAGCAATGTTTTAAATATCAATCGGTGTGTACCGGTTAAATAAGGTATCGGATCTCTCATTAGTACCAATTAATCTAAAATACCTAAAATATCAGGTTGTGTCTTGCCGGCCAAAAAACGGGTGAACCGACTTGTTTTACCGATATTAAACTGGTTttacacatattttttaaaaatgacttttatgagaagctaataatttatttataagaaTTATGGTATtaaaattctttcaattttaGATGTGGAGTCTTTGTTATtgtatgaattatatatatatatatatatatatatatatatttttaatatttgtgtCGTTTGTTTATTGAATCGGTTATACCGCATCCCAATCACTTGAACGCTATAATTGTGATACCCATATTATTTAAAATAGTGCTCTCCAATACTACTTCCTCTGACCAAGTCAAACTCAACCAGGATATCTTTGATTTATTTCATGTCTTTTGGCGCTATGGAAGACTTTTCAGGTCTTTAGAAGATTCATAGACTTTGAAAAGTCTGATCACAGTTAAAATAGAATTGTAGACTTTGAAAAGTCTGATCACAGAAGTCTTCAGTAGGGCCAAATGATCCCAATTTCTCTGATCAACTGTATCAGGCATTAATCATCTCCAATATTTCTTCCGAATGAGTTAGTCATTCCTCCCAATCTTGAGCTTCATTAGCCAAGTGAACCGCACAGTTTAGATTTCCTTACCAGTAACCTTTCAATTTTGTGTCTGTCCTGTCCACTCCTGTCATTCTATGTAACAGCTGTGTAAGCATGTTTTCTTGTCCATGTTAGTGAATTCTCATCACAAATGGCTCTTTATAATGCGCAGATCTTTATTACTCCATTTATATACATTctggtctgttggctgcttcTAGGCTGCATCACTCTGAGTTTTTGTCATGAAACTGATATTCTTTGCTTAAAATCTATTAAAGAATCCATCAAAGACCCTTTGAATTCCTTTAGTGGCTCCTGGATCTTTGACAACATAACAGAAGGGTTCATCTGCAGATTTAATGGGGTGGAGTGCTGGCAGTTGGATGAGAATGTGGTCCTTAATATCAGACTTTCAAACATGAGCCTTCAGGGCGAGTTTCCTCGCGGAATTGACAAGTGCACAAGCTTAACAGGTTTAGACCTTTCAGGGAATGAGTTCTATGGATCAATTCCATCTGATATTGATAAAATGCTACCCTATGGCACATCCCTCGATCTCTCCTCAAACAATTTCTCTGGAGAAATTCCATCTAGTATTGCTAATATGACGCATCTCAACATCGTTCTACTCAACAACAACCGGCTAGAAGGTCAAATCCCGCCTCAAATTACCTCGCTTTCCCGACTCAAATCCTTCAGTGTAGCTAACAATCTGTTGTCAGGGCCTTTGCCTAACTTTGTCGTCGATGTAACGTTTTCCTATGAAAACAACAAAGGCCTCTGTGGGGAACCTCTGAGTCGTTGCAGACGATCACTCATGTCATTCAAGAGTGGATTTGTCATTGGTTACTCAGTTTCTGTAGTTTCCTTTATAGTAGTTTTTGTTTCCTATTTTATGCCTTGGTTGGATGTGAAGAAGGGAAATCGGAAGATAACAATCAAAGAGATGATCCTATTGATGATGAGGAaggaaaaaaggagaagaaaagctaCTCTGGAGATGAAATCAGCAACTTCTTCTGAGTCGAGCAATGAGGTACGCGTTCTCTAATACTTACACAACTTCAAAGTTTATGTAATGCAACTTTTAGTCACAAAAAGAAAGAGTTACCAATTCACAACTCAATCACCGAATATTCACATGTGTTTCAACTTGGGAACTCAACATTGAAAATTGTCTCAATATGCACACACATGTAGATTTCTCACTGTTCACGTAGAttctttatattgatttttatgcCACATCATCAGTTTGACTACCCGAGTATACATattggaacaattttcaactttgatttctcaagtTGCAACGTTTGAACATTCTGAGTTGGACCTAGTCAActttttcaatgaccaaaaatttCGTTACCCATGCATTTATGATGTAAGACTAAAATTGAGAACTAAGAGAGATATCCTAATCCGCAGATTTCTAAGTGGGAGAAATTCGTTCCCAGGATGAGTTTTATTGAGCTGAGCAATGCAACTGACAATTTTAGCCAAAACAGTATAATCGGGGTTGGAAAACAGGGTACAGTGTACAAAGCGACCCTCCCAAATGGTTGGTTTATTGCGCTCAAGAGATTTCATGACCCTCAACGCTACGATGAAGATTTTAAATCTGAGCTGCAGATGCTTGGtcaattgagacataacaacTTGGTTCCACTGTTGGGATTCTCTGTAGAATCAAACGAAAGACTTTTGGTGTACAAGTATATGTCAAATGGAAATCTTTACGATTGGCTACATTCGGGAGAAGGTGAGGCAAAGAGTGCTCTGGAGTGGCCTTTAAGGTTTAAAATTGCAATTGGATTAGCAAGAGGCTTGGCTTGGCTCCACCACAACAACAGCAGTGTCCATCTAGTCAATCTCCAACTAAACTCCAAGTCTGTTCTACTTGATCATAATTTTGAGCCGAAGATATCGAATTTCAGAAGTGCAGTGGAGATGCAAACGAGCGAACCCGATTCAACCTCAAGTTCTATGCTGATCTGGGAACTGGATTTTATGAAGTGCGATGTCCATGGCTTTGGAATTATGATTCTTGAGCTGATTACAGGCAAAGATGGGATATCTGTTGGGACTAAATATGATGACTGTGATAATCAACTGTCAAGTAACTCTTTCGATGCCTGTGATGCCATTGATAGGTCTCTGATTGGTAAGGGATTTGATGCAGAGATTTCTCAGTCTATGAAAGTTGCGTATGACTGCGTTCAGCCCGTCCTACATCAAAAGCCAACAATGCTTGAAGTTTATAACAAGTTGATGGCTGTCCGGGAGGAACATGGCCCGACATATGATTCTGAGATCACTGCCGCTAATGTTGAATTGGAAAGAGTCTAGGTCTGAATCACATTGGCATAATGTATTGTGACATACTGTTCTTTTTGAGAAATGATATTGCATTCTCCAGTTTCATGCGTATTTTCCTTGTAAAATTCGGTCTGAGGAACCATGTAACTAAAATCATGTGAAAGGATTGAAGAAAAATGGATCATCAACTCAGGTTCTtccttgaaaaataaaaaagtactaCTCATCTTTGCAAGGCTGTCATATCATGTTAGAATTTTCACATCAGTTTAGTAGTGCAACAAGGTATTGTACCGGACAATTGGACTAGTTCTAAACTTGGGCTGTCAATACATCCCGCTCCACATTGGTGATGGCAAAGACCGGGCCGAAATCCGTGCAGAAAACAACATCAAAAATGTTGGACATTGTTGAGACGAAATTCCATTAGGCAGGTGTGTGGTCCTAGTTGGTAGTGGCTCTCTCACCTTTGATAAGGTTATGGGTTTGAACCACGCAAGGATATATCTTGACAAAATCCTTAGAGCATTCGCAACAGTTTTCTCATTTATATCCCTATTCTGTAGTGTCATAGGACCATTATGCAGTATAGGGATTCAATTTTTACACTATGCACCCAACAGATTCCTTATACATGTTCCGTATATCATCAAATTTGAATATTTGTGCAATTCATTAATTTGTATCTCCCCCAATGATAGACATATTTTTCCTGATAATTAAAGGATTTGGTGAATAATGATAATGAAAGAATGGAAATTGACAATTGACAACACATAATCTCGTTATTGATCACCCAAAGAGTATATACCCATCAGATTGTTACATCtctgtaaaattgaaaaaattcagCCAAATCAAAAACATTGAACCCTAGATTTTATGTTCGAAAAAACACCTTCAAATCAGATGATTTCAAAAATCTTATATATGAGACGAAGGCAAAAAACTAGTAGAGGAGAGCTGCATGTGTTTATTTTCTCGATTCAGCACCCATGGAGAGCATACGAAAGCTCTGGAGAAGAAGAGTTCTCGTTTCTCGCAAATGATTTCACACGTTCTCCATCCCTGCTAAGGACTGACGTGTCAATTTTTTCATTCACTCCCTCACCCTGAGAAAGGAAATCAAATATAGAGAATAAAGTAGAGAGTTATATAAGGATAGAGATTTTGACGTGTTCTTCAAATATGATGATAGAGAGTTGGATCAAGAGATTGTTGGGAATGCTCTTACGGCCCATGGCCTAAAGAATTCGGCACGGTTCAGTAGAGTGTTAATTTGGGACACACAAGTGTACCCCCATATCAGTAGAGTGTTACCCTAACGATTGAGTCAAGATAGAAAGATAGGCATTCATGTTCAGATTAGTTATACATGGCAGAGATAGATTGattcaaaattataattttattaatgttCACATAAGATTATAATTGCATTCTTCTGCAAAACTGATAAGAGACATATTACattcaaaattataattttaccATGTTTGAGCTCATGCTTTGATAATAGTCATCTATTTACTTTAAAGATGTCAAACTTTCAGTATTCAAAGTCTTATCAGTAGAAGAATATCatatgaaaagaagaagaagagatagagAGCAAACACAAATATTCAGTTTCATTCATGTAAAAGTGCATACAAACTAATGGCGGTCCTTCATGCAAAAACCCATTACCTAAGCTATAGTCATTAAAACAAGAAGTTAGGGCACAGGCCTACAGAAGAAACATCGAGAAGCATTCCCCCACCCGCAGCAAGTTGAAGGTGTTGGTCGAACATATTCAACTTGGAGATAAGGTGTTGTAGACGATGAGCAGACAAGACTTTGGTGATAAGGTTGTTTGTCTGCTCCTCTTATTTGAGGTATTTAGCTGAATCATACCTTGTTGtactttttctttgataaagtgTGAATCCAACTCTATATGTTTGGTTCTCCCGTTTTTATTGACGATGTGAATCGATGCATGATTATGACAATGTAATATCATTGGATAAGTAGGAAATAATTCTCTCTTTGTAATTAGACTAGATATCCAATTCAGTTCGTTGGTGGCTGAGGATATGGCCACGTATACAACTTCAGCAGAGGATCTAGAAACAGTGGtatatttctttgattttcaggAGATGAGAGAATCTCCTAACTTTGATACCATGTAAAACTTTGAGTATTCAATTTTCATTCATGTAAAAGTGTATACAAACCAACGGCTAAGTTTCTATTTGTACAAATTTGAATAGCTACCAAGTGCCAacggttacaacttacaagattGACAAGATAATATAATAAACAATGGTATCTGATATTTCATAGACTTATTAGACAAAACAAATACATTGGGCTGATATGAGAAGCAGCCCAACAAGTAATTTTAATAAGCCCAATCAAGGAATCGTCCTTCATGCGCAAGCCCATGACCCAAGCTCTAATCTTCACGACAAAAAAACATGAAGCTAGGGCACATGCCTACAGAAGAAACTCGAGAAGCATTTGGCACAATGAATCCCTCCAACCAGAGAAGATCAATCTTTTCAAaagattaaattatttatgattttttttgcttcttttgtCTAGAATCTTGGCTCATCCCCTGTTTGCCAATACCTTTGCAAAGTATAGAGTAAATTATGTTGCTTATGTTCTGAGCTCCGGGTTAGGGTCTAAACAAGTAAAACTACTTATACTCTTTAATTAAAAAACTTAATAGGACTTTTATGGTCAAATAAATATGGCTATATCTCTACATGACTTTAAGCATGAATTGAATCTTCCAAAATGGAACACAAGTTTCTTAAAAAGGGCACACGTGTCAATCTAGTAACAAAACGTATGGGCATCTCATTTGTTTGGGCCCATTTAGAAATGGCCGAACCATCTGAGCCACTTGGAAGCACTCTTGCTTACCCCTTTCTCCCAATTATGGCTGCGAAGGTTTACGGAATACGGGAGACGGCGTCTTTTATAAAGTGAGCGTGTTTTCTATTTTAGAAAACGCCATTTTatcgttttttattttttggttattttcTAAAGTGGCAAACCAAACACATTTTCAgaagtgttttttattttttcagaaaataaaaacaaaaaacacttgGAAAACGGGTTAATTTGCTGGTGTTAAATTGgggttttacacattttttaaaaatgacttTTATGTGAAGCTAAGACTTTATTTATAAGAATCATGGTAttaaaattctttaaattttagATGTGGAATCTTTGTTGTATGAATTATAtattttgtacttttttttatatttgtgaCGTGTTATACCGCATACCAGTCGCTTTGATATAATTGTGATACCGATATTTAAAACAATGCTTTCCAATACTGCTTCCTATGTCCAACTCAACCATCTGCTATTTATTTAATGTCTTTTGGCTCTATTGAAGACTTTTGAGGTCTTTCAGTAGACTCAAACATTGAAATGCCTTATCACAGTTAATAGACTCGTAGACTTTGAAAAGTCTGATCATAGAAGTCTTCAACAGGGCCAAAGTCTGATCATATATGTGTAAGCATGTTTTCTTGTCCATGTTAGTGAATTCTCATCACAAATGGCCCGTTACAATGCACAGATCTTTACTACTCCATTTCTATACATTCTAACCTGTTGGCTGCTTCTAGGCGGCACCACTGTGAGCTTTTGTCGTGAAACTGATATTCTTTGCTTAAAATCCATTAAAGAATCCATCGAAGACCCTTTGAATTCCTTGAGTAGCTCCTGGATCTTTGAGAACAATACAGAAGGGTTCATCTGCAGATTTAATGGGGTGGAGTGCTGGCAGTTGGATGAGAATGTGGTCCTTAATATCAGACTTTCAAACATGAGCCTTCAGGGCGAGTTTCCTCGCGGAATTGACAAGTGCACAAGCTTAACAGGTTTAGACCTTTCAGGGAATGAGTTCTATGGATCAATTCCATCTGATATTGGTAAAATGCTGCCCTATGTCACATCCCTCGATCTCTCCTTAAACAAATTCTCTGGAGAATTTCCATCTAGTATTGCTAATATGACGTTTCTCAACGTCCTTCTACTGAACAACAACCGCCTAGAAGGTCAAATCCCGCCTCAAATTACCTCGCTTTCCCGACTCAAATCCTTCAGTGTAGCTAACAATCTGTTGTCAGGGCCTTTGCCTAACTTTGTCAATGTAACGTTTTCCTACAAAAACAACGAAGGCCTCTGCGGGGAACCTCTGAGTCGTTGCAGACGATCACTCAAGTTTGAGTATCCATTCAAGAGTGGATTTGTCATTGGTTACGCGGTTTCTGTAGTTTCCTTTATAGTAGTTTTTGTTTCCTATTTTATGCCTTGGGTGGATGTGAAGAAGGGAAATCGGAAGATAACAATCAAAGAGACGATACTATTGATGATGAggaaggaaaaagagagaagagaaactaCTCTGGAGATGAAATCAGCAACTTCTTCTGTGTCTCTCCAGGAGAAAAGCCAAGAGGTACGTGTTCTCTAATAGATGCACAACTTCAAAGTTTATGTAATGCAATTTTTAGTCACCGAAAAAGTTGTTAATTTTCAACTGATATTCACACGTTCCAACTTAAGAACCCAAcattgaaaattgtttcaatatgcacaCACATGTGCAGATTTCTCACCGTTCACGTAGATCATCAATTTGATTGCCCGAGTGTGTAAATTGGAATAATTTTCAACTCTAAATCCTcaaattgaaatgtttgaacACTCTGGGAGTGAGTTGGACCTAATCAACTCTTTCAATAACCAAAAGTTATATTACCCATGCATTTATGATGTAATACTAAAATTCACAGATTTCTACGTGGGAGAAATTCGTTACCAGGATGAGTTTTACTGAGCTGAGCAATGCAACCGACAATTTTAGCCAAGACAATATAATCGGGGTTGGAAAACTGGGTACAGTGTACAAAGCGACCCTCCCAAATGGTTGGTTTCTTGCGCTCAAGAGATTTCATGACCCTCAACGCTACGATGAAGATTTTAAATCTGAGCTGCAGATGCTTGGTCAATTG
Protein-coding regions in this window:
- the LOC119979890 gene encoding probably inactive leucine-rich repeat receptor-like protein kinase At5g48380, with product MARYNAQIFTTPFLYILTCWLLLGGTTVSFCRETDILCLKSIKESIEDPLNSLSSSWIFENNTEGFICRFNGVECWQLDENVVLNIRLSNMSLQGEFPRGIDKCTSLTGLDLSGNEFYGSIPSDIGKMLPYVTSLDLSLNKFSGEFPSSIANMTFLNVLLLNNNRLEGQIPPQITSLSRLKSFSVANNLLSGPLPNFVNVTFSYKNNEGLCGEPLSRCRRSLKFEYPFKSGFVIGYAVSVVSFIVVFVSYFMPWVDVKKGNRKITIKETILLMMRKEKERRETTLEMKSATSSVSLQEKSQEISTWEKFVTRMSFTELSNATDNFSQDNIIGVGKLGTVYKATLPNGWFLALKRFHDPQRYDEDFKSELQMLGQLRHINLVPLLGFSVESNERLLVYKYMSNGNLYDRLHLGEGEAKSALEWPLRSKIAIGLARGLAWLHHNNSSVHLVHLKLNSKSVLLDHNFEPKISNFRSAVQMQTSEPNSTSSSMLIWELELMRCDVHGFGIVLLELITGKDGISIETRYDDCDNQLSNNSSDVCDAIDGSLIGKGFDAEISQFMKVAYDCVQPVLHQKPTMLEVYNKLMAVGAEHGPTYRSESHWHNVL
- the LOC120016454 gene encoding probably inactive leucine-rich repeat receptor-like protein kinase At5g48380; the encoded protein is MALYNAQIFITPFIYILVCWLLLGCITLSFCHETDILCLKSIKESIKDPLNSFSGSWIFDNITEGFICRFNGVECWQLDENVVLNIRLSNMSLQGEFPRGIDKCTSLTGLDLSGNEFYGSIPSDIDKMLPYGTSLDLSSNNFSGEIPSSIANMTHLNIVLLNNNRLEGQIPPQITSLSRLKSFSVANNLLSGPLPNFVVDVTFSYENNKGLCGEPLSRCRRSLMSFKSGFVIGYSVSVVSFIVVFVSYFMPWLDVKKGNRKITIKEMILLMMRKEKRRRKATLEMKSATSSESSNEISKWEKFVPRMSFIELSNATDNFSQNSIIGVGKQGTVYKATLPNGWFIALKRFHDPQRYDEDFKSELQMLGQLRHNNLVPLLGFSVESNERLLVYKYMSNGNLYDWLHSGEGEAKSALEWPLRFKIAIGLARGLAWLHHNNSSVHLVNLQLNSKSVLLDHNFEPKISNFRSAVEMQTSEPDSTSSSMLIWELDFMKCDVHGFGIMILELITGKDGISVGTKYDDCDNQLSSNSFDACDAIDRSLIGKGFDAEISQSMKVAYDCVQPVLHQKPTMLEVYNKLMAVREEHGPTYDSEITAANVELERV